A genomic window from Bdellovibrio sp. SKB1291214 includes:
- a CDS encoding hydantoinase/oxoprolinase N-terminal domain-containing protein, with protein sequence MFGVSVGESFAEYILWDGTKTIAAKRAYLSRENLKNSLQQFVSAHKDKAVSKAFVSLRISEKLMDYKLSGAVAHVTTEGFENWLELRGCSGSALTSEELHFSVRERIQASGQVVHALANEELEGIAAKLQLMEIKKVCLHFLHANINAVHEKQAQDFFQAKGIEVFVPEKTENQDEVTRWRKNALNATISSLFQDLKKDLVEGFKESVSEDKIYFIGAEGEVFQNENHKRVGSLFASYSALGFQYQNDNVDVLHLGLEDFVLISPKSWSAIWESPWGKVENRSLAIRQLAVQPTQALALNDFKHFDFAQRSEGWEPGPMSFGRGQKPTMMDLWSENAKLGKTEGLEDRMVAAGVQKFKNSLLTLIKNSYDRNLEAGSVIKDLQSLSMQKVVMESLMHRQNKKVKVTGPLADMFANGFKKDPNASFDKEDFAEARAVIAVGTNAVANTTSTKAKV encoded by the coding sequence ATGTTCGGGGTAAGTGTTGGTGAATCCTTCGCAGAATACATTCTGTGGGACGGGACTAAAACAATTGCTGCCAAACGCGCCTACCTGTCCCGTGAGAATTTAAAAAATTCTCTTCAACAATTTGTTTCTGCTCACAAGGATAAAGCTGTTTCCAAAGCTTTCGTGAGCTTAAGAATTTCTGAAAAACTCATGGACTATAAACTTTCTGGTGCTGTGGCTCATGTTACGACCGAAGGTTTTGAAAACTGGTTGGAACTTCGTGGTTGCTCGGGTTCGGCGTTAACGTCTGAAGAATTGCATTTCTCTGTTCGCGAAAGAATCCAAGCTTCCGGTCAAGTGGTTCACGCTTTAGCCAATGAAGAGCTTGAAGGCATCGCAGCCAAACTGCAATTGATGGAAATCAAAAAAGTATGCTTGCACTTCCTCCACGCAAACATCAACGCAGTTCACGAAAAACAAGCCCAAGATTTTTTCCAAGCAAAAGGCATCGAAGTTTTCGTCCCTGAAAAAACCGAAAATCAAGACGAAGTCACACGCTGGCGCAAGAACGCTTTAAATGCGACCATTTCAAGCTTGTTCCAAGACCTAAAAAAGGATTTGGTTGAAGGATTTAAAGAATCCGTTTCTGAAGATAAAATCTATTTTATAGGCGCCGAGGGAGAGGTTTTCCAAAATGAAAACCATAAACGTGTGGGCAGTCTTTTCGCCTCTTACAGCGCCCTGGGTTTCCAATACCAAAATGACAATGTCGATGTTCTCCATTTGGGTCTTGAAGACTTCGTCTTGATCTCTCCCAAATCTTGGAGTGCGATCTGGGAAAGTCCTTGGGGCAAAGTTGAAAATCGCAGCCTCGCTATCCGTCAGTTGGCGGTTCAGCCGACGCAAGCTTTGGCACTCAATGATTTTAAACATTTTGATTTCGCTCAACGCTCGGAGGGCTGGGAACCTGGTCCAATGAGTTTCGGCCGAGGACAGAAACCAACGATGATGGATCTGTGGTCTGAGAACGCCAAGCTAGGAAAAACGGAAGGTCTTGAAGACCGCATGGTTGCTGCTGGCGTTCAAAAATTCAAAAACTCTCTGCTGACTTTGATTAAAAATAGTTATGATCGCAATCTGGAAGCGGGCTCGGTGATTAAAGATTTGCAAAGCCTCAGTATGCAAAAAGTGGTGATGGAATCACTGATGCATCGTCAAAATAAAAAAGTAAAAGTCACAGGTCCCCTGGCTGACATGTTTGCCAACGGATTTAAAAAAGACCCGAACGCTTCTTTTGATAAAGAGGATTTCGCTGAAGCTCGCGCCGTGATTGCTGTCGGCACCAATGCGGTCGCCAATACAACTAGCACGAAGGCAAAGGTTTAA